CCATGGTTCGCACTATGACCTGGCCGGCCGCGTCTACAAGTCGCAACCTGCTCCGCTGAACCTGCCCGTGCCTCCTTACTACTATGTAGCTGGCAGTGACAACATCATTGTCGTTGGCCTTGAAGAGGAGAGCGCGTAATGAGCAAGTTCATGGATTGGATTGATGCTCGCTTCCCCGCTACCAAGATGTGGGAAGACCATCTGAGCAAGTATTACGCTCCGAAGAACTTCAACTTCTTCTACTTCTTTGGTTCCCTCGCCTTGCTCGTTCTGGTCAACCAGATCGTTACCGGTGTGTGGCTGACCATGAGCTACACGCCGTCGGCAGAAGAGGCGTTTGCTTCTGTCGAATACATCATGCGTGACGTCGAATACGGCTCCATCCTGCGTTATCTGCACTCTACGGGTGCATCGGCGTTCTTTGTTGTCGTCTATCTGCACATGTTCCGCGGCTTGCTCTACGGCTCATACCAAAAGCCACGTGAGCTGGTGTGGCTGTTTGGCATGATGATTTATCTGGCCTTGATGGCAGAAGCCTTCATGGGTTACCTGCTGCCTTGGGGTCAAATGTCCTACTGGGGCGCCCAGGTGATCATCTCGCTGTTCGGTGCGATTCCGGTTATCGGTAACGACCTGACTCAGTGGATTCGTGGTGACTACCTGATCTCCGGGATTACCCTGAACCGCTTCTTCGCCCTGCACGTGGTGGCCTTGCCTATCGTGATTCTGGGCTTGGTCGTGCTGCACGTTCTGGCTCTGCACGAAGTCGGGTCCAACAACCCGGACGGCGTGGACATCAAAAAGCACAAAGACGAAAACGGCGTACCGCTGGACGGCATTGCTTTCCACCCGTACTACACCGTGAAAGACATCGTCGGCGTGGTGGTGTTCCTGTTTATCTTCTGCTCGATTGTGTTCTTCTTCCCGGAAATGGGTGGCTACTTCCTGGAAAAACCGAACTTTGAACAGGCTAACGCCTTTAAAACGCCGGAACACATTGCGCCTGTCTGGTACTTCACGCCGTTCTACGCGATCTTGCGTGCAATCCCGGACAAGCTGCTTGGCGTAATCGCCATGGGCGCTGCTATTGCCATGCTGTTCGTGTTGCCATGGCTTGACCGCAGCCCGGTTAAATCCATGCGCTACAAGGGCTGGCTGAGCCGAATCTGGCTGTGGATCTTCTGCATCTCGTTCGTGATTCTGGGTGTGTTGGGTGTATTGGCACCGACCCCGGGTCGCACGCTGCTGTCGCAGGTGTGTACTTTCCTGTACTTCGCCTACTTCATTCTGATGCCGTTCTACACCAGGCTTGAGAAGACCAAACCGGTTCCGGAAAGGGTGACTGGCTGATGAAAAAGCTATTTGCTGTATTGATGCTTGCGATGATGCCTGCCTTGTCCTTTGCGGCCGAGCAGGGCGTACAGCTCGACAAGGTCGACATCGATGTTTCTGACAAGGCTGCCATGCAGGACGGCGCGCGTACGTTCGCCAACTACTGCATGGGTTGTCACAGTGCCAAGTTCCAGCGCTATGAGCGTGTGGCAGACGACCTGGGGATTCCCCATGACGTCATGCTCGATAACCTGGTGTTCACCGGTGCCAAGATTGGCGACCACATGAACATCGGGATGCAGCCTGCTGATGCCAAGGCCTGGTTCGGTGCTGCACCGCCAGACCTGACGCTGGTGGCTCGCGTGCGCGGTACTGACTGGCTCTATAGCTATCTGCGCTCTTTCTACGAAGACCCGTCACGCCCTTGGGGTGTGAACAACAAGGTCTTCCCGAACGTGGGCATGCCTAACGTTCTGGCGCCGCTGCAAGGTCGTCAGGTTGTAGGCTGCAAGCAAGTACAGATCGTAGAAGACGGCAAGAAGCAGTATGATCCGTTGACCGGCACGCCTTTGACGCATGAAGCGTGCGACCAGCTGACAGTTCTGCCAAAAACCGGCACGCTGACTGAAGAGCAGTTCGATGAGAAGATCAAGAATCTTGTGACCTTCCTGGCCTACTCGGCTAACCCGGTGAAGCTGGAGCATCAGCGCATCGGTACTTACGTGCTGCTCTACCTGGCTTTCTTCTTTGTATTCGCTTATCTGCTCAAGCGCGAATACTGGAAAGATGTGCACTGATATAGTTACACGCATTGCTGTTAATCGTGCGCGCCCGAGGGTGTCTCTGAAAAGGTAACAGTGCAGGACAAGTGGCAAGCCAGGTCGAAAGACCTGGCTTGCCCGGGTTCTGCGGTTATCGGAGACGTTCCTTGGGCGCGTTCGTTTTTCCGCTCCCGATAATTTCAACAAGCGAGGAGGACCGCCATGGGCGTGACCAATCGGTTGGCCTGTTACTCCGACCCCGCCGACCACTATTCCCACCGAGTGCGCATTGTGCTCGCAGAGAAAGGTGTCAGCGCCGAGATCATCAGTGTGGAGGCGGGCCGTCAGCCGTCGAAGCTGATCGAAGTGAACCCTTACGGCAGCCTGCCAACCCTGGTCGATCGCGACCTGGCGTTGTGGGAGTCCAGTGTGGTGATGGAATATTTGGATGAGCGCTATCCGCATCCTCCGTTGTTGCCGGTTTATCCGGTTGCGCGGGCCAACAGCCGCCTGCTGATGCATCGCATCCAGCGCGACTGGTGTGTGCTGGTGGATTCGATTCTCGATTCGCGTACCAAAGAGCCGGCCCGGGTTCTGGCGCGCAAAGAGCTGCGTGAGAGCCTGACAGGGGTGTCTGCGTTGTTTGCGGACAAACCTTTTTTCCTCAGCACAGAGCTAAGTCTGGTCGACTGCTGCCTATTGCCGATACTCTGGCGCCTGCCCATTTTGGGTATTGAATTGCCGCGGCCGGCCAAGCCGTTGCTCGACTATATGGAGCGCCAATTTGCGCGTGAGGCTTTCCAGGCAAGTTTGTCTGGTGTCGAACGCGACATGCGCTAAGGCTTTAGGAGCCCTCGATGAATTCAAGTCGACCTTATCTGGTGCGTGCGCTCTACGAGTGGATTGTGGATAACGATTGCACTCCGCACATGCTGGTTAACTCTGACTACCCGAAGGTGCAAGTGCCCCAGGGTTTTGCCAGTGACGGGCAGATTGTCCTGAATGTTTCGCCAACCGCCGTGCGTCAATTGCACATGGACAACGAAGCAGTGAGCTTTGAAGGGCGCTTTGGTGGTGTACCACACACGTTGTACGTGCCTATATCGGCAATTCTGGGGATTTACGCCCGCGAGAATGGCCAGGGCATGGTGTTCGAGCAGGAAGAGCCTCTTGAAGGCGATGACGAGCTCGAGCCGGATGACGATGTGCCGCCGCCGGGTACTGAGCCGCCAAGACCTACGGGTCGGCCAAGCCTGAAAGTGGTGAAGTAATAAAAAAGGCGACCTGCAAAGGTCGCCTTTTTTGTGCCTGACAATCGGGTCTGTCAGTCGATGTACTCAAACAGTTTGACGATTTTCTGTACCCCGGAAACGCCTTGCACCAGGCTGGTGGCGCGGGCAGCTTCCTGCTTGGTCACCAGGCCGAGCATGTAGACGATGCCGTTTTCGGTGACGATCTTGATGCGCGAGCCGGGGATAGCGTTGTCGGTCAGCATCTGGGTCTTGATCTTGGTGGTCAGCCAGGCGTCATTGTTGCGCGCAATGATCGATGACGGTGCCATGACCTGCAGCTCGTTGTTGACCTTCTTGACCCGCTGAACGGCTGCAGCGGCCTGTTCGGCCTGGGCCTTGAGGTCGGCGCGCGGGGTCTGGCCAGCCAGCAGCACGATGCCGTTGTAGCTGGTCACAACGATGTGCGAGCCTTTGTCCAGATCCGGGCTGGCCTTGGCCACGTTCACGGCGACCTTGGTTTCGATCAGGGAGTCGTCGATCTTGCTGCCGAAGGTGCGGGTGCCGCGGTCATCTTCGATTGGCGTGTCGCGGGTGGCGGTCAGTACCGAACTGCAGCCGGCAGTCAGGCCCAGGCATAGCGTCAGTGCTACGAGGCTAAGGCGATTAAAGGTCATTCTTCACTCCCGAACAGTTGGCTGTCGATCAGATCGCACAAGCAGTGGATCGCCAGCAGGTGGACTTCTTGAATACGTGCAGTGACATTGGACGGGACGCGAATCTCGACGTCCTCGGGCAGCAGCAGGGAGGCCATGCCGCCGCCATCGCGGCCTGTCATCGCGACCACGATCATTTCGCGGTCGTGCGCGGCCTGGATGGCCTGGATGATATTGGCCGAGTTGCCGCTGGTGGAAATGGCCAGCAGCACGTCGCCGGGTTGGCCGAGTGCGCGGATCTGCTTGGAGAAGATCTCGTTGAAGCTGTAGTCGTTGGCGATCGAGGTGATCGTCGAGGTGTCCGTAGTCAGTGCAATGGCGGGCAGGCTGGGGCGCTCGCGCTCAAAGCGGTTGAGCAGTTCGGACGAGAAGTGCTGGGCGTCACCAGCTGATCCGCCATTGCCGCACGAGAGCATTTTGCCCTCATTGAGCAGGGCGTTGACCATGACCTGGCTGGCTTGCTCGATGTGGGGGGCAAGAACGTCCATCGCCTGCTGCTTGGTGTCGATGCTGGCTTGAAAAAGCTGGCGAATCCGGGATTGCATGTCCATCTATGTGACCTTAAGTAGGGCGGCTGGTCGGGCGTGATCCAGGTGTTCCTGAGTGACTTCCCGGCACAAGAATGTGCAGCCCGCAAAGCAAAGCAAAATCGTTCAAAAAAGGGTGCTGGAATCGGCCTGGCAGCGCATTAGCTGTCAAAGGCGTTCCGTAGCCAGTTCAATTGGGGTGTTGCGCCGTCCAGCGTCACGACGTCGAATCGGCACGGCTGACTGGCCCAGCGCGGCTCGCGCTGCAAAAAGTACTGGGCGGCAAGTATCAGCTTTTGACGCTTGCGTGCGTCAATGCTGGCCAGTGCGCCACCCCATTGCGCGTGTTGTCGGTAACGAACTTCGACGAATACTACTGTATCGCCGTCAAGCATGACCAGATCCAGCTCGCCACGCTTGCATAACCAGTTCTGCGCCAGCAGGCGCAAGCCCTGTTGCTCAAGATGCCGCAGCGCCAGGCGCTCGGCATCCTTGCCAGTGTGTTGGCTTGAGCGGTCGGGCATCAGTTGGGGGTAGCTGGCAGGCGTTGAGGCTGGCCATTGGTGAACTCGGCCCACGGTAACTGACGCTCGACCCGTTGTGTCGGGCTCATGCTCAGGCTGCCGGACAGGCCGTCAATCCGGGAGTCAGGCAGTGCTTTCAGCTGGCCCAGGCTTGGCGCCAGGCGATAGGCGTCGATACCCATCGCATACAGGCGGCCAAGGCTGCCGCCGGCTTGCGGCCACTGCGCGGTCACTTGCTGGCGCAGTGGGTTGGCGGGGTCGAGCAGCCAAGGGGTTTCACAAAAACGGATGCCGTTCATGTCGTTGTACTGGTTCTGGTCGCCACTGGCGCTGAATACGTGGGACGTCGCGTACACCGGGATGTCGCCAGCGTACTGGTAGTTCAGGGTCGGCTTGATCTGCTGGGCTTGCTGTGGAGTAGCGGCCAGGAAGATGAACTCCATGTCCTGACGGCGTGAAGGTGTGGCCGAGCCACCTGCGGTTTTGCGCAGTTGCACCAGATCCGCGACCTGTTGGGCCAGGGCTACGGGCTTGTCGATATGTTCGACGCCGACGATGGTGCCGCCGTGGGCTTCCCATTCCTCGCGGAATGCCTTGAGCACACGATTGCCCCATTCGCCTACCGGCACCATGGCGCCGGCGCGGGTCAGGCCATCGGCACGTGCGCGGCGGGCCACTTCACGAGCTTCGTCTTCCGCTGCGAGGCCAAACTGGAACAACTGCGCCGGGCCTTGCGCGCCTTCGCTGTAGTTCAGGGCCAGGGTCGTGATCGGCAGTTGCGGACGGGCATTGAGTTGTTTGACCAGCGGTTTCTCCAGCGGGCCTACCACCAGCTGCACGCCGTCGGCTTGTGCCTGGCGATAGAACTCGTCCAGCGAGGTCAGGCGAGAGCTGTCATAGAACTGGATGCTCGGCGGGTTTTGCCCGGCTTGCTGTGCCTGATAGTGCGCAGCCATGAAGCCGTCGCGCAGCGCTTTGCTGACAGAGGCCAGTTGGCCTTCCTGGGGCAGCAGCAGGGCAATCTTGGTCAGTGGCTGGCTGGCCAGCTCCTTGAGCTTGATCAGTGGCGCAGGCAGTTGGATGGCTGCCGGGTGAGTCGGGTTCTGGGCGCGCCATTGGTCGATGGCGTTTTGTTGGTCCTGAAGGGTGCCGGCGCTCTTGACGGTCAGTGCCAGAGACATCCAGCCACCCAGCACGTCATTGCTGTGGGCCTGGAGCTGATCGACCGGCAGGGCGGCAACCAGTGCCCAGATGGCTTCGTTGTTGCTGTTGGCAGCATCGCCAGTCAGGTTCGGGGTCATCGCTGCGCGTTCGCGTGCGGCGGCCAGGGTCTGGCCATCAGCCTCAAGAGCGTTGGCGTGAACGGTGTGGGTACGCACCTGCAAGTCTGTAGGCAGTTCGCTCAGGCGTGACACGCTCGGGTGATTGAGGGCGGTCAGGGCGGCCTTCGGGTCATTGCGGCTCATCGCCAGCTCGGCTGCCAGTGTACTGGCAAATACTTGCTGGGCGGGTTTGAGCTGATCCAGCGGAACCTGGGCCAGAATCTGCGCTGCGCGGTCATTATTATGCTGGCGCAGGGCAAGGTCGGCTGCGGACAAGCGCAGCAGGGCGGCCTTTTCCGGATTTGTGCTCTCGGCTGCCTGCTGGAGCAGTTGCTCAAGGCTGGCGTCCGGGGTCCGTGGAAGTTCGCCAAGGCTGGACGAGGGCGAGCTGGCGCAAGCCGCCAGCAGGGCGGCGAGGCAGAGGGCAGTGAACAGCCGCAGGCAAGCGATCATGTAGTGTTCCTGATACTCGATCAAATGAGTGGGGAAGTGTACCCAAGCGTCGGCCGGGGCGCGATGTTACAGGCAATAAAGCCTGAATTTAGATCACTTCTGTACGTTGTGGCGGTGAAAGTTTCCCCTGTTGACGCATTGCGACCTGCAGGGCGGGTACGTTCATGAGGGCTCTACGCGCTACAATGGCGCCTTTAACTCTTATGAGGTGCGCGTTTTGACTGCTCCAGGTGATTTGAATTCCGTTGTTGGCTCACTTTATGTGGTGGCCACGCCCATCGGTAACCTGGACGACATCAGTGCGCGAGCGCTCAAGGTCTTGCGTGACGTGTCATTGATTGCGGCCGAAGACACGCGTCACTCCCTGCGTCTGATGCAGCATTTCGGCATTTCAACGCCGCTGGGCGCCTGCCACGAACATAACGAGCGAGATGAGGGCAGTCGCTTCATTCAGCGTTTGCTGGCGGGTGAAGATGTTGCATTGATCTCCGATGCGGGTACGCCGCTGATCTCCGACCCGGGTTATCACCTGGTGCGCCAGGCGCGTGCGGCCGGAGTCAAGGTTGTGCCCGTGCCGGGTGCCTGTGCATTGATCGCGGCCCTGTCTGCGGCGGGCCTGCCTTCTGACCGCTTCATCTTTGAAGGTTTTCTGCCGGCCAAGGCCGTCGGGCGTCGTTCACGCCTGGAGTTGCTGAAAGAAGAACCGCGCACGCTGATTTTCTACGAGGCGCCGCACCGCATTCTGGAATGTCTGCAGGATCTTGAGCTGGTATTCGGCCCGGACCGCCCGGCTTTGCTTGCGCGTGAGCTGACCAAGACCTTCGAAACACTCAAGGGTTTGCCGTTGTCCGAGTTGCGCGCCTTCGTTGAAGGCGACAGCAATCAGCAGCGCGGCGAGTGTGTTGTGCTGGTCGCAGGCTGGACCGCGCCCGAAACCGATGAAGTGGTCAGTAGTGAGGCGATGCGCATCCTGGACTTGTTGCTCAAGGAAATGCCGCTCAAGCGTGCCGCGGCACTTGCAGCTGAAATAACCGGCGAGCGCAAAAATGTGCTGTATCAAGTTGCACTGGAAAAGCAAAAAGTTGAGTGACGCTTTGGATCGAGTAGTGGCTTTTTGATACTTCGGCGTATTGGATTGAGTTGTTAAAGGCCTCAAGTCGGGTAAATGAAGGTGCCTTCTGGCTTTTAACGCTTGTTCTATACGCTCTGTACAGTTAATCTTCGCGCCGGAGAGTCGATTGGACAGTCGCTGCCTTCTATGAAAATTAGGGGGGGGAGGAAAGTCCGGGCTCCATAGGGCGAAGTGCCAGGTAATGCCTGGGAGGCGTGAGCCTACGGAAAGTGCCACAGAAAATAACCGCCTAAGCGCTTCGGCGCCGGTAAGGGTGAAAAGGTGCGGTAAGAGCGCACCGCACGACTGGCAACAGTTCGTGGCTAGGTAAACCCCACTTGGAGCAAGACCAAATAGGGTCCCAAGGCGTGGCCCGCGCTGGGACCGGGTAGGTTGCTAAAGATGTCCAGTGATGGCCATCGTAGACGAATGACTGTTCACGACAGAACCCGGCTTACAGATCGACTCTCCACCTTTTTTCTTCTGCTTGCCCTGCAAGCAGATTGCTATATCCGAAATCGTTTTATCCCCCGCCAGCAATCGTCAGAACAATACCCGACGTAATGCCGAAAAGTTCTTAGTCTTAACAAACTACTTTAAGTTTGAAGTCCAGAGCTTTGAATTCGCTGTGCATTGCTTGTCAAAAAAAACCTCCGCTTACTGCTCTGAGTCTATTTCCTCTCCTAAATCTCCGTTATGTAAGGGTTTTCCTGCGGGTCGCTCCTTGACGGTGTGGTGGGCGCATTCCTATAGTGTGCATAAGTGGTGGAAAGTGGCATAAAGTGGGTTTTCTAGGCGTAAAACGCTAATATTTGGAGAAGCGCACAGTGTTTCGCGGAGCCAATGCAATCAGTCTCGATGCCAAGGGCCGACTCGCAATGCCGAGCCGGTACCGTGACGAGCTGATTTCGCGTAGTTCCGGGCAACTGATCGTGACCATTGATGCGGTAGATCCCTGCTTGTGCGTGTACCCGCTGGATGAGTGGGAATTGATTGAAACCAAGCTACGGGCGTTGCCTTCGTTGCGTGAAGAGAACCGCCGCTTGCAGCGTCTGTTGATTGGTAATGCCGTCGATCTTGAACTCGATGGCAGTGGTCGTTTTCTGGTGCCGCCGCGTTTGCGTGAATATGCCAAGTTGGATAAGCGCGCGATGTTGGTTGGCCAGCTAAACAAGTTTCAACTGTGGGACGAGGATGCCTGGGAAGCTGTTTCTGCCGCTGACCTTGCAGCCATTCAACAACCGGGCGCCATGCCTGAAGAACTGCGTGATTTAATCCTGTGACTATAGATAGCGGCTTCAACCACATCACCGTACTGCTCGACGAAGCCGTAGAGGCTCTCGCCGTACGTCCTGATGGATGCTATCTGGATGGCACCTTCGGTCGCGGCGGACATAGCCGCCTGATACTCCAGAAGCTTGGTCCCGAGGGTCGTTTACTCGGGTTTGACAAAGATCCACAGGCAATTGCCACCGGGCAAGCGCTAGCGGCCGAAGACGGCCGCTTTGTTATTGTGCAGCGCAGCTTTGCTGAAATGGGATCCGAAATTGCCGATCGCGGTCTGGCCGGCAAGGTCAGCGGTGTGCTGCTCGATCTGGGCGTTTCGTCGCCCCAGCTCGACGATCCGGAGCGCGGCTTCAGCTTCATGAATGACGGCCCGCTGGACATGCGTATGAACCCGGACAGCGGTATCAGCGCTGCCGAGTTCGTCAACACCGCCTCCCGTGAAGAAATTGCCCGCGTTTTCAAAGAATATGGCGAAGAGCGTTTTTCCGGGCGCATGGCGCGCGCTGTTGTAGAGCGTCGCGACATCAAACCGTTCGAGCGCACGGCTGATCTGGCTGAAGTGCTGAAAGTGGCCAACCCGGCCTGGGAGAAGGGTAAGCACCCTGCAACCCGTACCTTCCAGGGCCTGCGCATTCACGTCAACAATGAGTTGGGTGATCTTGAGGCGGGCCTTGAGGCTGCGTTGGAATCGCTGGAAGTGGGCGGCCGTCTGGTCGTGATCAGCTTTCACTCCCTTGAAGATCGCATGGTCAAACTGTTCATGCGCAAGCTGGTCAAGGGCGAACCCGACAACCTGCCTCGTGGCCTGCCTGTGCAGCACGTGGCTTTTGTGCCGAAAATCAAGATTCATGGCAAGGCCCAGACTGCTTCCGATGAAGAGCTCAAGGCCAATCCGCGCTCGCGCAGCGCTGTCATGCGCGTCGCGGAGAAGCTTCGTTGAACAAGCTCTTCGCCAAGCCACTTCCCGGCGGAAGCTTTTTCATGCTGCTCTTGTTTATTGGCGTGCTGGTTTCGGCCGTGGGCGTTTCTTACAGCGCGCACTGGAACCGGCAATTGCTCAACACCCTGTACGGGGAGTTGAGCGTGCGCGACAAGGCGCAGGCAGAGTGGGGGCGCTTGATCCTCGAGCAAAGCACCTGGACTGCCCATAGCCGCATCGAAACCCTTGCCAGCGAACAACTGAAAATGCGCATTCCGGGCGCAGCAGAAGTTCGAATGGTGGCGCCATGATCAAACTCGAAGGCGCACTCTACCCGTGGCGTTTTCGTGTGGTGCTGGCATTGCTGGCACTGCTGGTAGGCGCGATCGCGTGCCAGATCGTTTACCTGCAAGTGATCGACCATGACTTCCTCAAGGGGCAGGGCGATGCACGCAGCTTGCGTCATATCCCTATTCCTGC
This genomic stretch from Pseudomonas deceptionensis harbors:
- a CDS encoding cytochrome b, which codes for MSKFMDWIDARFPATKMWEDHLSKYYAPKNFNFFYFFGSLALLVLVNQIVTGVWLTMSYTPSAEEAFASVEYIMRDVEYGSILRYLHSTGASAFFVVVYLHMFRGLLYGSYQKPRELVWLFGMMIYLALMAEAFMGYLLPWGQMSYWGAQVIISLFGAIPVIGNDLTQWIRGDYLISGITLNRFFALHVVALPIVILGLVVLHVLALHEVGSNNPDGVDIKKHKDENGVPLDGIAFHPYYTVKDIVGVVVFLFIFCSIVFFFPEMGGYFLEKPNFEQANAFKTPEHIAPVWYFTPFYAILRAIPDKLLGVIAMGAAIAMLFVLPWLDRSPVKSMRYKGWLSRIWLWIFCISFVILGVLGVLAPTPGRTLLSQVCTFLYFAYFILMPFYTRLEKTKPVPERVTG
- a CDS encoding cytochrome c1, with product MKKLFAVLMLAMMPALSFAAEQGVQLDKVDIDVSDKAAMQDGARTFANYCMGCHSAKFQRYERVADDLGIPHDVMLDNLVFTGAKIGDHMNIGMQPADAKAWFGAAPPDLTLVARVRGTDWLYSYLRSFYEDPSRPWGVNNKVFPNVGMPNVLAPLQGRQVVGCKQVQIVEDGKKQYDPLTGTPLTHEACDQLTVLPKTGTLTEEQFDEKIKNLVTFLAYSANPVKLEHQRIGTYVLLYLAFFFVFAYLLKREYWKDVH
- a CDS encoding glutathione S-transferase N-terminal domain-containing protein; the encoded protein is MGVTNRLACYSDPADHYSHRVRIVLAEKGVSAEIISVEAGRQPSKLIEVNPYGSLPTLVDRDLALWESSVVMEYLDERYPHPPLLPVYPVARANSRLLMHRIQRDWCVLVDSILDSRTKEPARVLARKELRESLTGVSALFADKPFFLSTELSLVDCCLLPILWRLPILGIELPRPAKPLLDYMERQFAREAFQASLSGVERDMR
- a CDS encoding ClpXP protease specificity-enhancing factor codes for the protein MNSSRPYLVRALYEWIVDNDCTPHMLVNSDYPKVQVPQGFASDGQIVLNVSPTAVRQLHMDNEAVSFEGRFGGVPHTLYVPISAILGIYARENGQGMVFEQEEPLEGDDELEPDDDVPPPGTEPPRPTGRPSLKVVK
- a CDS encoding BON domain-containing protein is translated as MTFNRLSLVALTLCLGLTAGCSSVLTATRDTPIEDDRGTRTFGSKIDDSLIETKVAVNVAKASPDLDKGSHIVVTSYNGIVLLAGQTPRADLKAQAEQAAAAVQRVKKVNNELQVMAPSSIIARNNDAWLTTKIKTQMLTDNAIPGSRIKIVTENGIVYMLGLVTKQEAARATSLVQGVSGVQKIVKLFEYID
- a CDS encoding phosphoheptose isomerase — its product is MDMQSRIRQLFQASIDTKQQAMDVLAPHIEQASQVMVNALLNEGKMLSCGNGGSAGDAQHFSSELLNRFERERPSLPAIALTTDTSTITSIANDYSFNEIFSKQIRALGQPGDVLLAISTSGNSANIIQAIQAAHDREMIVVAMTGRDGGGMASLLLPEDVEIRVPSNVTARIQEVHLLAIHCLCDLIDSQLFGSEE
- a CDS encoding YraN family protein: MPDRSSQHTGKDAERLALRHLEQQGLRLLAQNWLCKRGELDLVMLDGDTVVFVEVRYRQHAQWGGALASIDARKRQKLILAAQYFLQREPRWASQPCRFDVVTLDGATPQLNWLRNAFDS
- a CDS encoding penicillin-binding protein activator, producing the protein MIACLRLFTALCLAALLAACASSPSSSLGELPRTPDASLEQLLQQAAESTNPEKAALLRLSAADLALRQHNNDRAAQILAQVPLDQLKPAQQVFASTLAAELAMSRNDPKAALTALNHPSVSRLSELPTDLQVRTHTVHANALEADGQTLAAARERAAMTPNLTGDAANSNNEAIWALVAALPVDQLQAHSNDVLGGWMSLALTVKSAGTLQDQQNAIDQWRAQNPTHPAAIQLPAPLIKLKELASQPLTKIALLLPQEGQLASVSKALRDGFMAAHYQAQQAGQNPPSIQFYDSSRLTSLDEFYRQAQADGVQLVVGPLEKPLVKQLNARPQLPITTLALNYSEGAQGPAQLFQFGLAAEDEAREVARRARADGLTRAGAMVPVGEWGNRVLKAFREEWEAHGGTIVGVEHIDKPVALAQQVADLVQLRKTAGGSATPSRRQDMEFIFLAATPQQAQQIKPTLNYQYAGDIPVYATSHVFSASGDQNQYNDMNGIRFCETPWLLDPANPLRQQVTAQWPQAGGSLGRLYAMGIDAYRLAPSLGQLKALPDSRIDGLSGSLSMSPTQRVERQLPWAEFTNGQPQRLPATPN
- the rsmI gene encoding 16S rRNA (cytidine(1402)-2'-O)-methyltransferase, with amino-acid sequence MNSVVGSLYVVATPIGNLDDISARALKVLRDVSLIAAEDTRHSLRLMQHFGISTPLGACHEHNERDEGSRFIQRLLAGEDVALISDAGTPLISDPGYHLVRQARAAGVKVVPVPGACALIAALSAAGLPSDRFIFEGFLPAKAVGRRSRLELLKEEPRTLIFYEAPHRILECLQDLELVFGPDRPALLARELTKTFETLKGLPLSELRAFVEGDSNQQRGECVVLVAGWTAPETDEVVSSEAMRILDLLLKEMPLKRAAALAAEITGERKNVLYQVALEKQKVE
- the mraZ gene encoding division/cell wall cluster transcriptional repressor MraZ → MFRGANAISLDAKGRLAMPSRYRDELISRSSGQLIVTIDAVDPCLCVYPLDEWELIETKLRALPSLREENRRLQRLLIGNAVDLELDGSGRFLVPPRLREYAKLDKRAMLVGQLNKFQLWDEDAWEAVSAADLAAIQQPGAMPEELRDLIL
- the rsmH gene encoding 16S rRNA (cytosine(1402)-N(4))-methyltransferase RsmH, giving the protein MTIDSGFNHITVLLDEAVEALAVRPDGCYLDGTFGRGGHSRLILQKLGPEGRLLGFDKDPQAIATGQALAAEDGRFVIVQRSFAEMGSEIADRGLAGKVSGVLLDLGVSSPQLDDPERGFSFMNDGPLDMRMNPDSGISAAEFVNTASREEIARVFKEYGEERFSGRMARAVVERRDIKPFERTADLAEVLKVANPAWEKGKHPATRTFQGLRIHVNNELGDLEAGLEAALESLEVGGRLVVISFHSLEDRMVKLFMRKLVKGEPDNLPRGLPVQHVAFVPKIKIHGKAQTASDEELKANPRSRSAVMRVAEKLR
- the ftsL gene encoding cell division protein FtsL, giving the protein MNKLFAKPLPGGSFFMLLLFIGVLVSAVGVSYSAHWNRQLLNTLYGELSVRDKAQAEWGRLILEQSTWTAHSRIETLASEQLKMRIPGAAEVRMVAP